Sequence from the Coleofasciculaceae cyanobacterium genome:
ATATAATAAGCGAATATATCAGTTTGATATAGTTTGATTCAATACTCGCGAAATTGAAGTCGAGAGAGGCTTTCGGTCAGAAAGCATCTCTAATCGACTTGTTGAATCGCCCTTGCTTACTTCAGTTTCGTAAAATTTATGTCACTCAGATTTTCCGCTACCAATACTCAACGGTGGGCAAATCCAGCCTCGTTGATATACTGGACGATCTTTTTACCAGGATTGCTCTTTACAGCAAGTTGCGGTTTATTGCCTCCAGGAGATGCCCAAAGCAATTCTAGTCCTCAGCAGCAACAGCAATCCCCAACTGTTAATACAGCAGTAGCTAGCCAAGGCTCACTTGAGAAAAATACTGAGTATGTTGGTACGACTTTTCCAGTGCGGGAAGTTTCTTTGCGATCGCGCATTGAAGGACAACTGCTGGATGTGACGGTAGACGTAGGCGATCGAGTAGAGCAAGGTCAAGTATTAGCACGGATCGACGATTCCATCTCAGCAGCTACGGTGGCGGAGGCAGAAGCAGAGGTGGCAGCACTTCAATCGGAGGTAGCCAGTTTAGAAGCAGATGTCAATGATGCCCGCGCCCAAGTCGAACAGGCACAGCTAGAACTACAACAGGCGCAGTCTAATGCAGCCAGGACAAACCAACTTTTTCAGCAGGGTGCAATTTCCGAACAAGAGGCAGAATTAGACGAAACTGCGGTGGGGACGGCAGAACAAACTTTAAGATCTGTTCAACAGCAAGTAGACAATCGCTCTTCTGCCGTAGTAGCTGCCCAACGTCGCGTGGCAGCACAGCAGGCAATAGTTGCCCAGGAGCAACAAAGACAGTCATTTACCGTCTTAACTTCCCCCGTGACGGGTTCGGTATTAGAAAGAGTTTTAGAACCAGGAGACTTAGCCCAACCAGGTGACGAAGTATTGCAGTTAGGAGATTTTAGCCAGATTCAGGTACAGGTGCAAATTTCCGAACTAGAACTAGCAGGGATTCAGGCAGGACAGACGGCACAGGTACGGTTAGATGCCTTGCCAGAGCAAACGTTTACAGGAGAAGTGACGCAAATTTCTTTGGCTGCCGATTCCACAGCCCGTTTAATCCCCGTCGAGGTGACTATTGCTAACCGCGATCGCCGTATTGGTAGAGGATTACTAGCGCGGGTCAATTTTGAGCAACAGAGCGATCGCAACATTGTCGTTCCAGAAACAGCAGTTCAAATAACCTCAGAGGAGGCAAAAAATAATTCCGCGTCAGAGTTAGATACGGCAACCATGTTTATCTTAAAACAAGAAGGAGAACAAGCTACAGTTACCGCCCGCGAGGTGAAACTCGGCGAGCGCGCTAACTCTCGAGTCGAAATTCTCTCTGGACTAAAACCAGGAGAAAAATTTGTCGTGCGTAGTAGTGACAATTTACAAAACGGCGATCGCGTTCGTCCCAGCTTTATCTCCGAATCATCACAATCTGAATCGTAAAACTTCTGACCTCTCTACAAGGCATTGCCTTGCCCACTACTAACCTCTGACCTTCTGTACGGGCGAACGGCCGTTCGCCCCTCCAAGATGAAAACTTCCCCCCCCGCCAACTTTAGTATCAGCATTGTTGCCATTCGCCAGCACATCGGCACTCTAATGCTAACCCTAGCGGTAATTGTTATCGGAGTATTTTTTCTGTTTAACATCCAGGTAGACTTGCTTCCTTCTATTTCCTACCCACGCATTGGTTTGCGAGTCAACGTACCTGGCATTTCCCCCGAAGTCGCAGTAGATGAAGTGACTCGACCACTAGAAGAAGGACTGGCTGCCACTGAAGGGGTGGTACAGGTTTTTTCTCAAACTCGCGAGGGACAAGTAAGTGTCGACCTTTACTTTCAACCAGGAGGAAACATCGATCTCGCTTTAAATGATGCTACTGCTGCATTTAATCGCGCGCGATCTAACCTACTAGACACAGTTGAAGAACCAAGGTTATTTAAAGTCGATCCGTCTCAGTTACCCATTTACGAACTAGCACTGACATCTCAATCTTTAGATCCTTTGCAGTTGCGCGTGTTTGCCGATGAAGAACTGGCGCGGGAACTGGGAGTTGTTGAAGGTGTAGCCGTAGTTGATGTTTCGGGGGGTGTAGAAGAAGAAGTAAGGGTTTTAATCGATCTCAGCCGTCTTCAAGCCTTGGGTGTAGCCTTAGATGATGTTCTCACTGAGTTAGAAGAAACTAATCAGGATATTTCTGGCGGGCGAATTTTAGGCGAACTTAACGAACCTTTGACCCGTGCCGTTGGTCGCTTTGAGGATGCAGAGTCAATTCTCAATCTTTCTTTTGAAGTAGAGAATGTAGAGAATTCGGCAACAGCAGAAACGGAAAATAATTCAGTTCCTCTACGTCGCGTATATCTGCGAGATTTTGCCGAGGTTATCGATGGTCAAGCCAACCAGCGAGTTTTTGTGTTTCTCAACGAACAACCTGCGGTGAAAGTCAGCATTCAAAAGCAGCCTGAAGCTAATACGATTGAAGTCGTCGAGGGAATCAAACAGCGAGTTAAAGAGTTGCAACAAGCAGGGATAATTCCTGAAGATCTGGAATTGGTTGCAACTTTGGACGAATCGATCTTTATTCAAAATGCCATTAGCAATGTTACCAATTCTGGTTTAATTGGCGCGGGACTAGCTGCGATCGCCGTTTTGCTGTTCCTCGGTTCGCTGCGACAAACCGCAATTGTCGTGTCGGCAATTCCTTTAGCAGCATTAACAGCAATTATTTTAATGAAGCTATTTGGTCTGTCTCTCAATGTATTTAGCTTGGGCGGATTGGCAGTAGGAGTAGGAATTGTCGTCGATAACTCCATTGTCATGCTAGAAAATATTGCTGAAGGTGCGGGCATGACACCAGGAAAAGATGCCAAGACGCGACTTAATTCTCAGCAGCTGATCGAGCAAACCATGTATAGCAGTCAAGAGGTTGAATCGGCTTTGGTTGCTTCTACCAGTACCAATTTAGTTGCCGTTCTACCTTTTTTGCTGATCGGTGGCTTTATTTCTCTGCTGTTTAATGAATTAGTTCTCACCGTTAGCTTTGCGGTGGCAGCCTCAATTCTAGTAGCCATAACAGTTGTGCCAATGCTAACCTCGCGTTTACTGGCGATCCGAAAATCTAGTTCCATTGGGCGTTTTTGGCTACTCCAAGCATTCAATCGTCAATTTGAAGCTGCTACTAGACGCTACGGAATTATGCTCAAACAGGTTTTGCGACGGCGATTACTTGTAGTTGGGCTGACTTTTTTACTGCTGGGTGGCAGTACTATTCTAGTTGTCGGTCAAGTTCCCCAAGAGATTTTGCCTCGAATCGATACAGGGCAAGCGCAATTGCGCGCCCAATTTCCCCCAGGAACTCCTCTAGAAACAAACCGCCAAGTCATGGCAAAAGTGGATGAGATTTTACTAGCACAGCCAGAAACTGAGTATGTCTTTACTACATCTGGTGGCTTTTTGTTTGGTAGCAACACCAGCGAAAACCCCCTACGGGGTTCTAGTACGATCACTCTTCAGCCAGATACCGATGTTGAGGCTTATATCTCGCGGGTAGAAGCAGAATTAGATCGGCTCAACTTAGTTGATATTCGTCTGCGGCTTGCTCCTGGTGAAGTACGAGGTTTAATTTTAAACAACTCTCCAGTGCGCGGTGCAGATGTTGATGTAATCCTTCAGGGAGAGAATTCTCAGGTACTAGAACAAGCAGGACAGCAAGTATTAGATACTTTAGAACAACGAGCCACCTTATCTAGCTTTCGTCCCGATGCCGATCCTAGTCAACCTGAAATTCAAATTCGGCTAAACCGCGAACGCGCTGCGGATCTTAACTTAAATATTCAAGATATTGGCAATACTTTAGAAACGGCGATTACTGGTTCAGTACCTACCCAACTACAGCGGGGAAACCGCCTGGTAGATGTCAGAGTTGAGCTGGAGGAAGATGCAATTAGTCGTCCCGATCAACTAGAGCAAATTCCCTTATTTATCGATGATAGCGATCGCCTGATTCGTTTGGGAGATGTTACCCGCATTGAACAAGGACAAGCCCCTGGAGAAATTCAGCGCATTAACCAACGTCAGGTATTTTTAATTTCAGGTAGCCTCAATGAAGATGCTGATTTAGGAGCAGCCTTGACTGAATTGGAGCAAATTTTTCAAGAGATTGACTTGCCAGAAGGGGTCAGTCGCCTCCCAAGTGCTGCGGCGCAAAGCAATCAAGAAATTCAATCTTCTTTCGCTGTTTTGGGCGGACTAGCTGCATTTTTAGTTTTTGTCGTGATGGCTGTACAGTACAATTCTCTAATCGATCCGCTGGTAATTATGTTTACTCTGCCCCTGGCATTGGCGGGAGGTATTTGGGGACTATTTATTACCCAAACGGCGATCGGTATAACTGTGATTGTGGGAGCAGTTTTACTAGTGGGTATTGTAGTTAACAACGCGATTATTTTGGTAGAGTTAGCCAATCAAATTAGAGAGCGAGAACAATGCGATCGCACCACGGCGATTTTACAAGCTGCACCACAAAGATTGCGTCCTATTTTAATGACCACCATTACTACTGTAGTCGGGATGTTTCCTTTGGCATTAGGGTTAGGACAGGGGGGCGAGTTTCTGCAACCTTTAGGTATCGTTGTCTTTTCAGGATTAGCATTGGCAACGCTGCTAACTTTGTTTATTATTCCTTGTTTCTATATATTGCTACATAATTTGGTGGGCAGAATTTCAGGTAAAAAGCGATCGCTATCTAACCAGCAGAAAACTACACAAACCCTTACTCCTAAATAAATTAATACTATTGGTGATAAATTAAGGTATTACGCTGTTTGTCAATCGGTCTTTAGCTAAGAGCTATTAGCTCTTAATTAGTATTTTAATTTTTTCCCTATTTACACTTTAATTGTTTGTTGTCTATCAATTGATAACCTATTCCTCGAACTGTTGCAATTAAATCGCTGGCTAATTTTTTGCGTAAATAACCTACATAGACATCGACAATATTTGAGCCGGGATCGTAATTATATCCCCAGACGCGATCTAATAATTGTTCCCGACTCATTACTTGTCCTTTATGTCGGATAAACGTTTCTAAGAGTGTAAATTCTCGTTCGGAAAGTTCTACTGGTTGATGTTTGAAAGTTACTTGGCGAGTTAATAAATTAAGCGTCAAATTTTCGGTAGTTAAGCTCGTTTCATTTTTGATCGTAACTGGTTGAGAAGTACGCATCCGCAGACGAATTCGTGCCAGTAATTCTTCAAAGCGAAAGGGTTTGGTGATGTAATCATCTGCCCCACCTTCGAGTCCAGCTAGTTTATCTTGAATATCATCACGAGCTGTCAAAATAATAATCGATAAAGTCGCCCCTTGTCCCCTTAATTCTTCAAGGACAGCTAAGCCATCTTTCTCTGGAAGTCCTAAATCGAGCAACAGCAAATCGAAATTATCATCTAATGCCATGGAAAGCACTTCAATACCATTGGTGGCAATTGTAGTTATATACCCTTTAGCGCGTAATCCTTTTTCTAAAAAAGAAGCAATACGAGGTTCATCTTCAGCAATTAGAATTCGATTCATAGACTGAGCCAATAATAATAAATTTAATAATCGACTTAACTTATTAGTCTTTGCTTATTTAAAATCTATTGAAATCGATTTAAAGGCAAAATTAAGGTAAAAGTAGCTCCTTTGCCTATTTCGCCATTCGCTTCTACTTTTCCTCCATGAGCTTTGGCGATCGCCTGTACGATAGATAATCCTAAACCCTGTCCTTGAGAATGCCGACGATTATTAGCAGCGCGAGCAAAGCGTTGAAAAATTAATTCTCGGTCTTTGGCAGCAAAGCCTTCTCCCGTATCTTGAATCGAGAAAGACACACGATCGCGATCGCTTTTTGAACCTAAAATAATCCTATCGGTTTCTTCCGTATGTTGAACGGCATTTTGAGCCAGATTAATAATAGCTTGAGTTAGACGCTGGCGATCGCCCTGAAAATGACCACGACCTCGATTGTTTAATTGCCAGTTGCGTAGGGCTAATGTAGTTATTTTGCTATAAATTTCTTGGGTAAACAGAGCGATGTCAATTGTTTCTTCTTGCAAAAAATCAAATCGTTCGGCTTTTGCTAACAGAACCAAATTATTAACTAAACGACTCATGCGGTCTAATTCATCGAAGACAATAGCCAAAGTTTCCTCTTGTTCTTGAGGATCGTTGCCCATCAACTCTAAATGTCCGCGAATAATCGTAATCGGCGTTCGTAACTCATGACCAGCATCATTTAACAATTCTCGTTGACTGAGAAAAACTTTTTGTAACCGCTCCATCATTTGATTAAAGCGCTTGGTTAATTGAGCGATTTCTCCCGATCCTGTCACCGCAATTCGTTGTTCTAAATCGGACTCGTCAATCGAAGAAACAGTTTTACTGAGCTTTTGTAAAGGATTGAGTACTTTTTCTGAAGCAATCCAAGCTGCCAAAGCAGCGCAGAGCAAAACTATGACTAATATTCCCAGGGACATTCTAACTGCATCGAAAGCTTCTTTGACTTCTCCTGCGGTAAGATGGGCTGCTACTAAAATGCCTGTAACTTCTCCTCGAACAATTACAGGTTTAGTTAAATACAAGATTCTGCCGATTTCGGGATTTGAAGTTGTCCATTCTCCTTGAGTTGGTTGTTTAAATGTCAACCATTTTTGCATTAACGACGACTCTACTGCTAAGATATGTGGTCGCAATCGTGGATTAGAGCGATAAAATTGACCGTCGAGAATCGTAATTAAAAAAGTGTCATCTTCGGGAATTTTATAGTTTAAAAATTCTTCAAATAATTGAGCTAGTATTGCTTCGTTTGTGGTTTCAATTTGCGGAAATTGAGCTTGCTGAAAATTATCAAATACTTCTAACTCTTCAATCAGATCGTGACGCACTCTCAGGTTAACTTGAAACAAGATTAGGTGAGTAATCACAGGAACAGATAAAGCCAAAAAGCTGGTGATCAATGCCAGATACCAAGCCAAAATTCGCGTTCTCGCTTCCCAGAAAATATTTTGTTGGCGACTGGCAGCCTTCAGGTTTTGGTCAGACTTCAATTTGTTTTTGCCTCCTTAAAAAATATTATTTACTTAAAATTCCAAAGTAGTCCGAATCGTGCCGACTACAATTGAATCATTTTGGCTATTATGTTCGGGATTGAAAATCGTAAAAAATCCAGGGGTAACAGCAATGTCATCGGTTAGTTGCCAACGATAAAATGCTTCGAGATGATATGCTGTATCAGGATCTTCAAATTCTGCGCCTAAATTATTTTCCATCACTTTTGGTGGTTGCCCAAAAACTAAGCCTAATAAACTATCTTCTCGACCCCAATCAGTCACGCTCAACATAATTGTCCAAGTCAAAATATCCGCTTGAGGAGTATCGGGTAAATCTTGAGCAGAGGCTTGAATTTAACCCAATCGACCGCCTAAACTAATGTTAGGTTGGAGTAAAAAAGAGAACTCTGGGCCAACACCATGAGTGGTAACATCTTCGCTATTCTCAAAGGGATTTTCGGCTAATTCACTGCCTGTACCAGTCCCAACATTGTTAGAGGTGTAGTTATAGGTCAAACTTAAGTTCAGTCGATCGCTAGGAAGAAAGGTTAATTGAGTTATCGCAGCGTAAGGATTTTGCAGCAATCCTCGATCTGGTTCGTTTGCCTCGTTACTGACATAACCCAGCGTAAAATTAAATTTTTTGCCAAAATCGTGCGCTAGAGCGATCGCTGTCCCTTCTGCTTGTCTACGAATGGGATTTTCTCGTCCAAAAAGTGAAATTGCCCCATCACCACTACCACTAAATAGAGGATTGATAGCGGGAATTAAATCTCCCAAACCTCCACCCAGGGCATATAGGTTTAGCCTAGTATTTTTAGCGAGCAAAATTTCGTATTCTATTTCATCAATTTCTACTTCATTATCATCTGCACCATCAAATCCTAAGTTAGCCATATTCGTATCGGTTGTTTTGGCAAATTCTGGAATATTGCGTCCTTGAAGACGGATCTGTAATTCATCTTTGCCCGTAAAACTGGTGATAAAATCAAGACGCAAGCGATTTCCTAACGTCAAACTGGTATCATTTTCATCCTGCCAAACTTCGGCTACGGCTATAATTGCTTCTCCTTCTAGTTCTACTTGAGGAGCAAAGGATTGTTTTTCTAAAGTATTGACTCGACTTTCGAGTTGGTTAACTCTAGTTTTCAGCCCAATAAATTTAGGTTCAAAATCTTGTTGTAAACGATTGATGGTCGCGATATCTTGTCGATTTAATAAATTATTTGTTTGTTTAATATTATCGAGGCATTGATACAGTAATATGCCAAAATAATTGCGAGTAATCACGGGAGGTGATTGCTCTAAAATATTATTTGCTAAACATTGATAACGACTATTTAAGCCTTGCAAAGCCTGAAACTGCCAGCTATTCAAATTAACCTTATGAAGTTGTAATACGGCAGGAATTTGAGATTCATTTCTTGTTTGTTCAATTTCTTGAACTTGAGTCAAAGGTAAGGCGTTAACGCAAGTGGAATTGCTAATTATTAATGGCAAACTAATTAAAACAAATTTGAATAACTTCAAAACTAAACTAATTAAATTTTTATGGACTCTAATCGTTGTTCGCACAAATTGAGTAAAGCTTCCGTATAAGGGCGACGTTCGGGAAACTGATTACTAAGATAAATATGACGGACTAAAGTTAAAGTTGTATATGCCGTAATAGCGCGATTATCTTTTGCTTGTGTGAGCTG
This genomic interval carries:
- a CDS encoding efflux RND transporter periplasmic adaptor subunit; amino-acid sequence: MSLRFSATNTQRWANPASLIYWTIFLPGLLFTASCGLLPPGDAQSNSSPQQQQQSPTVNTAVASQGSLEKNTEYVGTTFPVREVSLRSRIEGQLLDVTVDVGDRVEQGQVLARIDDSISAATVAEAEAEVAALQSEVASLEADVNDARAQVEQAQLELQQAQSNAARTNQLFQQGAISEQEAELDETAVGTAEQTLRSVQQQVDNRSSAVVAAQRRVAAQQAIVAQEQQRQSFTVLTSPVTGSVLERVLEPGDLAQPGDEVLQLGDFSQIQVQVQISELELAGIQAGQTAQVRLDALPEQTFTGEVTQISLAADSTARLIPVEVTIANRDRRIGRGLLARVNFEQQSDRNIVVPETAVQITSEEAKNNSASELDTATMFILKQEGEQATVTAREVKLGERANSRVEILSGLKPGEKFVVRSSDNLQNGDRVRPSFISESSQSES
- a CDS encoding efflux RND transporter permease subunit; this translates as MKTSPPANFSISIVAIRQHIGTLMLTLAVIVIGVFFLFNIQVDLLPSISYPRIGLRVNVPGISPEVAVDEVTRPLEEGLAATEGVVQVFSQTREGQVSVDLYFQPGGNIDLALNDATAAFNRARSNLLDTVEEPRLFKVDPSQLPIYELALTSQSLDPLQLRVFADEELARELGVVEGVAVVDVSGGVEEEVRVLIDLSRLQALGVALDDVLTELEETNQDISGGRILGELNEPLTRAVGRFEDAESILNLSFEVENVENSATAETENNSVPLRRVYLRDFAEVIDGQANQRVFVFLNEQPAVKVSIQKQPEANTIEVVEGIKQRVKELQQAGIIPEDLELVATLDESIFIQNAISNVTNSGLIGAGLAAIAVLLFLGSLRQTAIVVSAIPLAALTAIILMKLFGLSLNVFSLGGLAVGVGIVVDNSIVMLENIAEGAGMTPGKDAKTRLNSQQLIEQTMYSSQEVESALVASTSTNLVAVLPFLLIGGFISLLFNELVLTVSFAVAASILVAITVVPMLTSRLLAIRKSSSIGRFWLLQAFNRQFEAATRRYGIMLKQVLRRRLLVVGLTFLLLGGSTILVVGQVPQEILPRIDTGQAQLRAQFPPGTPLETNRQVMAKVDEILLAQPETEYVFTTSGGFLFGSNTSENPLRGSSTITLQPDTDVEAYISRVEAELDRLNLVDIRLRLAPGEVRGLILNNSPVRGADVDVILQGENSQVLEQAGQQVLDTLEQRATLSSFRPDADPSQPEIQIRLNRERAADLNLNIQDIGNTLETAITGSVPTQLQRGNRLVDVRVELEEDAISRPDQLEQIPLFIDDSDRLIRLGDVTRIEQGQAPGEIQRINQRQVFLISGSLNEDADLGAALTELEQIFQEIDLPEGVSRLPSAAAQSNQEIQSSFAVLGGLAAFLVFVVMAVQYNSLIDPLVIMFTLPLALAGGIWGLFITQTAIGITVIVGAVLLVGIVVNNAIILVELANQIREREQCDRTTAILQAAPQRLRPILMTTITTVVGMFPLALGLGQGGEFLQPLGIVVFSGLALATLLTLFIIPCFYILLHNLVGRISGKKRSLSNQQKTTQTLTPK
- a CDS encoding response regulator transcription factor, whose amino-acid sequence is MNRILIAEDEPRIASFLEKGLRAKGYITTIATNGIEVLSMALDDNFDLLLLDLGLPEKDGLAVLEELRGQGATLSIIILTARDDIQDKLAGLEGGADDYITKPFRFEELLARIRLRMRTSQPVTIKNETSLTTENLTLNLLTRQVTFKHQPVELSEREFTLLETFIRHKGQVMSREQLLDRVWGYNYDPGSNIVDVYVGYLRKKLASDLIATVRGIGYQLIDNKQLKCK
- a CDS encoding HAMP domain-containing sensor histidine kinase, with product MKSDQNLKAASRQQNIFWEARTRILAWYLALITSFLALSVPVITHLILFQVNLRVRHDLIEELEVFDNFQQAQFPQIETTNEAILAQLFEEFLNYKIPEDDTFLITILDGQFYRSNPRLRPHILAVESSLMQKWLTFKQPTQGEWTTSNPEIGRILYLTKPVIVRGEVTGILVAAHLTAGEVKEAFDAVRMSLGILVIVLLCAALAAWIASEKVLNPLQKLSKTVSSIDESDLEQRIAVTGSGEIAQLTKRFNQMMERLQKVFLSQRELLNDAGHELRTPITIIRGHLELMGNDPQEQEETLAIVFDELDRMSRLVNNLVLLAKAERFDFLQEETIDIALFTQEIYSKITTLALRNWQLNNRGRGHFQGDRQRLTQAIINLAQNAVQHTEETDRIILGSKSDRDRVSFSIQDTGEGFAAKDRELIFQRFARAANNRRHSQGQGLGLSIVQAIAKAHGGKVEANGEIGKGATFTLILPLNRFQ